One Flagellimonas sp. CMM7 genomic region harbors:
- a CDS encoding type IX secretion system membrane protein PorP/SprF has protein sequence MIKKHFLIPFLFIGMIFQGLVAQQDAQYTQYMFNTLSVNPAYAGSRGQLSFAGLYRSQWVGLDGAPETFTLNLHSPIRNSRLGYGVSIVNDNIGDGVVQETYLDAVLSYTIDVSRDAKLSFGLKAGGNMLNLDFNGLRNFDQEVVNQDNIDNQFSPNFGLGIYYHTDKFYAGVSAPSILETEYFDSGSNDPESVNFLATERINFYLITGYVFDLNADLKFKPALLTKAVGGAPLQVDISANFLFADKFSFGAAYRLDAAVSALAGFQITDQIMLGLAYDRETTELGGTQFNDGSFEVFLRLELLKAFQKTVSPRFF, from the coding sequence ATGATTAAAAAGCATTTTTTAATTCCGTTTTTATTTATTGGAATGATATTTCAGGGTCTTGTTGCTCAGCAAGACGCTCAATACACACAATATATGTTTAATACATTGAGTGTTAATCCTGCCTATGCAGGGTCAAGAGGACAATTGAGTTTTGCAGGATTATATCGATCCCAATGGGTTGGGTTGGATGGAGCACCTGAAACCTTTACACTAAACCTACATTCACCTATTCGTAATAGTAGATTAGGGTACGGTGTTTCCATAGTAAATGATAATATAGGCGATGGCGTTGTGCAAGAAACCTATTTGGACGCAGTACTTTCTTATACCATAGATGTTTCTAGGGATGCAAAGCTTTCATTTGGGTTAAAAGCAGGCGGAAATATGCTCAACTTGGACTTCAATGGACTTCGGAATTTTGACCAAGAAGTAGTAAATCAAGATAATATTGATAACCAATTTTCACCAAATTTTGGACTAGGAATCTATTATCATACGGATAAATTTTATGCAGGAGTTTCCGCTCCAAGTATCTTGGAAACCGAGTATTTTGATAGTGGCTCAAATGACCCTGAATCAGTAAATTTTTTAGCAACAGAACGGATAAATTTCTATCTAATAACGGGTTATGTTTTTGACTTGAATGCAGACCTTAAATTTAAGCCGGCTTTATTGACCAAGGCCGTTGGCGGGGCGCCACTGCAAGTTGATATTTCTGCAAACTTTCTTTTTGCGGATAAATTCAGTTTTGGCGCAGCATATAGATTGGATGCAGCGGTGAGTGCTTTGGCTGGGTTTCAGATAACAGATCAAATTATGCTTGGTCTGGCTTATGATAGGGAAACAACGGAATTAGGAGGAACCCAGTTCAATGATGGTTCTTTTGAAGTCTTTTTAAGGCTAGAGTTGCTAAAAGCGTTTCAAAAAACAGTATCACCTAGATTCTTTTAA
- a CDS encoding gliding motility-associated C-terminal domain-containing protein — protein sequence MEKNTFLEFKKKVSYTLFLILGLAVYLTVTSFNGAPGTLINSELSVFTDTDGDGVPDNKDIDIDGDGIINTVEDQNLDGDDCYWTYPTDTDGDGIPDYLDVDSDDDGIIDNIEGQTSYGYIPPSGKDKDRNGLDDAYEETPGSCGGLTPIDTDGDKIPDYLDIDSDDDGTIDNIEAQSTPGYIPPSGKDKDHNGLDDAYEETPGSCGGLTPIDTDSDHHPDFRDIDSDDDGIIDNVEAQTTDYFQAPCGVDSDDNGLDDHYESHPGSGEGLDPINSDDDHQPNFRDIDSDDDGLPDNVEAQPTVGYVPPTGEDDDKDGLDNAYEGSGDEGLDPENTDGEDEPDYLDDDSDNDLVADNNEGNDFNFDGIPDQTYTGTDTDNDGLDDGYEGSDVDDGYDVNDEIDDSANDLPDTDGTEDVNYRDFDDDGDGIDTPDEDIDGDGDPTNDDTDEDGTPDYLDPNDDVDTDDDGVPDSVDLDDDNDGILDTTEDPNLDNDNDPLTNPLDSDGDGRPDHLDIDSDDDGIPDNVEAQTTNGYVPPNDDDEATYAANDGVNSAYLGGLTPVNTDGADELADYLDDDSDNDLVADNNEGNDFNFDGIPDQTYTGTDTDNDGLDDGYEGSDVDDGYDVNDEIDDPANDLPDTDGTEDVNYRDFDDDGDGIDTPDEDVDGDGDPTNDDTDEDGTPDYLDPNDDVDTDDDGVPDSVDLDDDNDGILDTTEDPNLDNDNDPLTNPLDSDGDGRPDHLDIDSDDDGIPDNVEAQTTNGYVPPNDDDEATYAANDGVNSAYLGGLTPVNTDGADELADYLDDDSDNDLVADNNEGNDFNFDGIPDQTYTGTDTDNDGLDDGYEGSDVDDGYDVNDEIDDPANDLPDTDGTEDVNYRDFDDDGDGIDTPDEDIDGDGDPTNDDTDEDGTPDYLDPNDDVDTDDDGVPDSVDLDDDNDGILDTTEDPGLNNGEDPLDSDGDGRPDHLDIDSDDDGIPDNVEAQTTNGYVAPNDDDEATYAANDGVNSAYLGGLTPVNTDGADELADYLDDDSDNDFVLDNNEGNDFNFDGIPDQTYTGTDTDNDGLDDGYEGSDVNDGYDVNDEIDDPANDLPDTDGTEDVNYRDFDDDGDGIDTPDEDVDEDGDPTNDDTDEDGTPDYLDPNDDVDTDDDGVPDSVDLDDDNDGILDTTEDPGLNNGEDPLDSDGDGRPDHLDIDSDDDGIPDNVEAQTTNGYIPPNDDDEATYAANDGVNSAYLGGLTPVNTDGADELADYLDDDSDNDFVLDNNEGNDFNFDGIPDQTYTGTDTDNDGLDDGYEGSDVDDGYDVNDEIDDPANDLPDTDGTEDVNYRDFDDDGDGIDTPDEDIDGDGDPTNDDTDEDGTPDYLDPDMLNIIDAVDDAYSSNSSGGVILDSDVLSNDTLNGESITLSDVILTSTPTGELFINDDGIVNVIPGTRDGIYTIEYTICEAANSDNCDTATVTVTVSLENILVNQMLTPNGDLKNDFLFIRGVRNIKTSTLRIFNRWGVAVYEGKDYNNVNNVFDGRSRGRSTLSANDYLPAGVYFYIFDYETDEGSFTDSEYIYISR from the coding sequence ATGGAAAAAAATACTTTCTTAGAATTTAAGAAAAAGGTTTCATACACTCTTTTTTTAATATTAGGATTAGCCGTTTATCTAACGGTCACCTCATTTAATGGGGCTCCTGGTACTTTAATTAATTCTGAACTATCTGTTTTTACGGATACCGATGGAGATGGTGTTCCGGATAATAAGGATATAGACATTGATGGAGACGGAATAATTAATACCGTTGAAGATCAAAATTTGGATGGAGATGATTGTTATTGGACATACCCAACGGATACAGATGGTGATGGGATTCCTGATTATTTAGATGTAGATTCTGATGATGACGGAATTATTGACAATATAGAAGGGCAAACTAGTTATGGTTATATCCCACCATCTGGAAAAGATAAGGACCGCAATGGATTGGATGATGCCTATGAAGAGACTCCTGGAAGTTGTGGTGGATTGACACCCATAGATACAGACGGTGATAAGATTCCTGATTATTTGGATATAGATTCTGATGATGATGGAACTATTGACAACATTGAAGCGCAAAGTACCCCAGGTTATATCCCTCCATCAGGCAAGGACAAAGACCATAATGGGCTTGATGATGCATATGAAGAGACTCCTGGAAGTTGTGGTGGATTAACTCCAATAGATACAGATTCTGACCATCACCCCGATTTTAGAGACATAGACAGTGACGATGACGGTATTATCGACAATGTAGAAGCACAGACAACAGATTATTTCCAGGCACCGTGCGGTGTTGATAGTGATGACAATGGGTTGGATGATCATTACGAGTCTCACCCTGGCTCCGGTGAAGGACTAGACCCTATTAATAGTGACGATGACCATCAACCAAATTTTAGAGATATTGACAGTGATGATGACGGTTTACCTGACAATGTGGAGGCGCAGCCTACAGTAGGTTATGTTCCTCCTACAGGAGAAGATGATGATAAAGATGGTCTTGACAATGCTTATGAAGGTAGTGGAGATGAAGGCCTTGATCCCGAGAACACTGATGGCGAGGACGAGCCCGATTACCTTGATGATGACAGTGACAACGATCTTGTTGCGGACAACAACGAGGGTAACGACTTCAACTTTGACGGCATCCCTGACCAGACATACACTGGAACGGACACGGACAACGATGGATTGGACGATGGCTACGAGGGCAGTGATGTCGATGACGGCTATGATGTGAACGATGAGATAGACGATTCTGCTAACGACCTACCGGACACGGACGGAACGGAGGATGTCAACTATCGTGACTTTGATGATGACGGTGATGGGATCGATACCCCGGATGAAGACATAGATGGGGATGGCGACCCAACGAACGATGATACGGATGAAGACGGCACCCCTGATTACCTAGATCCCAATGATGATGTGGACACCGATGATGATGGTGTGCCCGACAGCGTGGACCTAGATGATGACAACGATGGAATTCTGGATACGACTGAAGACCCGAACCTTGACAATGACAATGATCCGTTGACGAACCCATTGGACAGTGACGGAGATGGTCGCCCTGACCATTTGGACATTGATAGCGACGATGACGGTATCCCTGACAATGTTGAGGCACAGACGACCAATGGATATGTTCCGCCCAACGATGACGACGAGGCTACCTATGCTGCGAACGACGGGGTGAACTCTGCTTACCTTGGCGGACTTACGCCAGTGAACACTGATGGAGCTGATGAACTTGCAGATTACCTTGATGATGACAGTGACAACGATCTTGTTGCGGACAACAACGAGGGTAACGACTTCAACTTTGACGGCATCCCTGACCAGACATACACTGGAACGGACACGGACAACGATGGATTGGACGATGGCTACGAGGGCAGTGATGTCGATGACGGCTATGATGTGAACGATGAGATAGACGATCCGGCGAACGACCTACCGGACACGGACGGTACCGAGGATGTCAACTATCGCGACTTTGATGATGACGGTGATGGGATCGATACCCCGGATGAAGATGTAGATGGGGATGGTGACCCAACGAACGATGATACGGATGAAGACGGCACCCCTGATTACCTAGATCCCAATGATGATGTGGACACCGATGATGATGGTGTGCCCGACAGCGTGGACCTAGATGATGACAACGATGGCATCCTGGATACGACTGAAGACCCGAACCTTGACAATGACAATGATCCGTTGACGAACCCATTGGACAGTGATGGCGATGGTCGCCCTGACCATTTGGACATTGATAGCGACGATGACGGTATCCCTGACAATGTTGAGGCACAGACGACCAATGGATATGTTCCGCCCAACGATGACGACGAGGCTACCTATGCTGCGAACGACGGGGTGAACTCTGCTTACCTTGGCGGACTTACGCCAGTGAACACTGATGGAGCTGATGAACTTGCAGATTACCTTGATGATGACAGTGACAACGATCTTGTTGCGGACAACAACGAGGGTAACGACTTCAACTTTGACGGCATCCCTGACCAGACATACACTGGAACGGACACGGACAACGATGGATTGGACGATGGCTACGAGGGCAGTGATGTCGATGACGGCTATGATGTGAACGATGAGATAGACGATCCGGCGAACGACCTACCGGACACGGACGGAACGGAGGATGTCAACTATCGTGACTTTGATGATGACGGGGACGGAATCGATACCCCGGATGAAGACATAGATGGGGATGGCGACCCAACGAACGATGATACGGATGAAGACGGCACCCCTGATTACCTAGATCCCAATGATGATGTGGACACCGATGATGATGGTGTGCCCGACAGCGTGGACCTAGATGATGACAACGATGGTATCTTGGATACAACCGAAGATCCAGGGCTTAACAATGGGGAAGATCCATTGGACAGTGATGGTGATGGTCGCCCTGACCATTTGGACATTGATAGTGATGATGATGGGATACCTGACAATGTAGAGGCACAGACGACCAATGGCTATGTGGCTCCCAACGATGACGACGAGGCTACCTATGCCGCGAACGACGGGGTGAACTCTGCTTACCTTGGCGGCCTTACACCAGTGAACACGGATGGAGCTGATGAACTTGCGGATTACCTTGACGATGACAGCGACAACGATTTTGTACTGGACAACAACGAGGGTAACGACTTCAACTTTGACGGCATCCCTGACCAGACATACACTGGAACGGACACGGACAACGATGGATTGGACGATGGCTACGAGGGCAGTGATGTCAATGACGGCTATGATGTGAACGATGAGATAGACGATCCGGCGAATGACCTACCTGACACGGACGGAACTGAGGATGTCAACTATCGTGACTTTGATGATGACGGTGATGGGATCGACACCCCAGATGAGGATGTAGATGAGGATGGTGACCCAACGAACGATGATACGGATGAAGATGGCACCCCTGATTACCTAGATCCCAATGATGATGTGGACACCGATGATGATGGTGTGCCCGACAGTGTGGACCTTGATGATGACAACGATGGTATCTTGGATACAACCGAAGATCCAGGGCTTAACAATGGGGAAGATCCATTGGACAGTGACGGAGATGGTCGCCCTGATCATTTGGACATTGATAGCGACGATGACGGTATCCCTGACAATGTAGAGGCACAGACGACCAATGGCTACATTCCGCCCAACGATGACGACGAGGCTACCTATGCTGCGAACGACGGGGTGAACTCTGCTTACCTTGGCGGACTTACGCCAGTGAACACAGATGGAGCTGATGAACTTGCAGATTACCTTGATGATGACAGTGACAACGATTTTGTACTGGATAATAATGAGGGTAATGATTTCAACTTTGACGGCATCCCTGACCAGACATACACTGGAACGGACACGGACAACGATGGATTGGACGATGGCTACGAGGGCAGTGATGTCGATGACGGCTATGATGTGAACGATGAGATAGACGATCCGGCGAACGACCTACCGGACACGGACGGAACGGAGGATGTCAACTATCGTGACTTTGATGATGACGGTGATGGGATCGATACCCCGGATGAGGACATAGATGGGGATGGCGACCCAACGAACGATGATACGGATGAAGACGGCACTCCGGATTATCTAGACCCTGACATGTTAAATATTATCGATGCAGTGGATGATGCTTACAGTTCTAATAGTTCAGGAGGAGTTATTTTAGATAGTGATGTACTTTCTAACGACACCCTTAATGGTGAATCAATTACCTTATCAGATGTGATTCTGACTTCCACTCCCACAGGTGAACTGTTCATCAATGATGATGGTATTGTAAATGTAATTCCAGGTACCCGTGATGGCATTTATACCATTGAATACACTATCTGTGAAGCTGCTAATTCGGATAACTGTGATACTGCCACTGTTACTGTTACAGTGTCTTTAGAGAATATTTTAGTTAACCAAATGTTGACGCCTAATGGAGATTTAAAAAATGATTTCCTTTTTATAAGAGGAGTTAGGAATATTAAAACAAGTACACTTAGAATTTTTAACAGATGGGGTGTCGCGGTATACGAAGGAAAAGACTACAACAATGTTAACAATGTCTTTGATGGTAGGTCTAGAGGAAGATCTACTTTGAGTGCGAACGATTATCTTCCGGCCGGAGTATATTTTTATATATTTGACTACGAAACGGATGAAGGAAGTTTTACAGACTCCGAATACATATACATAAGTAGGTAA